The Methanobacteriales archaeon HGW-Methanobacteriales-1 genome window below encodes:
- a CDS encoding ferredoxin, which yields MELKVNQDNCLGCGVCVVACPVNVSISPEVEGGHGSKTEETIMMVENGVIKLFSEDKCTRCGTCQVFCPTDAIWLE from the coding sequence ATGGAACTAAAAGTTAACCAAGATAACTGTCTAGGATGCGGTGTATGCGTAGTTGCATGCCCAGTAAATGTGTCAATAAGCCCTGAAGTAGAAGGTGGACACGGTTCTAAGACTGAAGAAACAATAATGATGGTTGAAAACGGAGTAATCAAGCTTTTCAGCGAAGACAAATGTACCCGGTGTGGTACCTGTCAAGTATTCTGTCCAACAGATGCTATATGGCTGGAATGA
- a CDS encoding formylmethanofuran dehydrogenase: MTYVDKPAVPRVVKLDEPTATKRNKLGMMLNTGSDIYQGACKKRGSTLKDEYRKVAGIAYMDPRDMAKMGVGNWEPVMVKSDWGEVIVYAAHSRDAPHEGTIFIPKGPWANVVVSPETYCCSDPTYKGIRCTIETTDKKVLLMADLMRSVYKKYVEEDEEGIEKLDSLGEMPVYKKL, encoded by the coding sequence ATGACTTATGTTGATAAACCTGCTGTTCCTCGAGTTGTAAAACTAGATGAACCAACTGCTACCAAACGAAATAAGTTAGGAATGATGTTGAATACTGGTTCTGACATCTACCAAGGAGCCTGCAAAAAAAGAGGATCCACTCTCAAAGATGAATACCGAAAAGTAGCAGGTATAGCTTACATGGACCCAAGAGATATGGCTAAAATGGGTGTAGGTAACTGGGAACCGGTCATGGTTAAATCTGACTGGGGAGAAGTTATAGTATACGCTGCTCACTCTAGAGATGCTCCGCATGAAGGAACTATATTCATACCAAAAGGCCCATGGGCCAATGTGGTTGTTAGTCCTGAAACCTACTGCTGCTCTGACCCTACCTACAAAGGAATCAGATGCACAATCGAAACAACTGATAAAAAAGTTTTATTAATGGCAGATCTCATGAGATCAGTCTATAAAAAGTACGTAGAAGAAGATGAAGAAGGCATTGAGAAGCTTGATTCATTAGGCGAAATGCCTGTCTACAAGAAACTTTAA
- a CDS encoding formylmethanofuran dehydrogenase subunit B, giving the protein MAYEEPVTDYDHIVENCTCAFCGCNCDDLDYLIKNGHVVAVRHACRLGASKIMEDMDQRLMVPMIRGASGELEEVDWETALNKAAELIAGAVRPVFYGWSETSIETMKQGIALGEEVGAVLDNQATICHGPSLQAVQNAGYPVMTLGEVKNRADMCVYTGSNAMNSHPRHMARYTTFPRGYFRQRGRFDRTIVTMDPKYSDTAKMSDIWVGFEQNGDYEFYNAIRAVLKGKELKKDVIAGIPKEDIYELVEAMKNVEFGALFFGLGLTHTLSKQRNIDIAIQMVQDLNKFAKWVLMPMRGHFNVNGFNIFMAYEMGFPFGVDFARGYPRYMLGETNTIDLLTREEPDVFMVIAADPGAHFPGGANKHLVNIPVIQIDIHWGPSTELADVVLPGSFVGVEVGGTSYRMDGVPIFMKKAIDKPETCRDDEWIVRELKERVFKIKAEQAKVASK; this is encoded by the coding sequence GTGGCATACGAAGAGCCCGTAACTGACTATGATCATATCGTAGAAAACTGTACTTGCGCTTTTTGCGGATGTAACTGTGACGATTTAGATTATTTAATTAAAAATGGGCATGTTGTCGCCGTAAGACACGCATGCCGATTAGGTGCCAGTAAAATTATGGAAGATATGGACCAAAGATTAATGGTTCCTATGATTAGAGGAGCAAGCGGTGAACTGGAAGAAGTTGACTGGGAAACTGCCCTTAATAAAGCTGCTGAATTAATTGCTGGTGCTGTTAGGCCGGTATTCTATGGATGGTCTGAAACTTCCATTGAAACCATGAAACAAGGAATTGCTCTAGGTGAAGAAGTTGGAGCAGTATTAGATAACCAAGCAACCATCTGTCACGGTCCTTCCCTACAGGCTGTACAAAATGCAGGATATCCTGTAATGACCTTAGGAGAAGTTAAAAACAGAGCAGACATGTGTGTTTACACTGGTAGTAACGCCATGAACTCTCACCCAAGACACATGGCCCGATACACTACCTTCCCTCGAGGTTACTTCAGACAACGAGGAAGATTTGACCGGACTATAGTAACCATGGACCCTAAATACTCAGACACTGCAAAGATGTCTGATATATGGGTAGGATTTGAACAAAACGGGGATTACGAATTTTATAACGCTATCAGGGCTGTTTTAAAAGGAAAAGAACTCAAAAAAGATGTTATTGCTGGAATACCAAAAGAAGACATTTACGAACTGGTTGAAGCAATGAAAAACGTTGAGTTTGGTGCTCTATTCTTTGGTCTAGGATTAACTCACACTTTATCCAAACAAAGAAACATTGATATAGCTATCCAAATGGTTCAGGATCTGAACAAGTTTGCTAAATGGGTACTAATGCCTATGAGAGGTCACTTTAACGTAAATGGATTTAACATTTTCATGGCCTATGAAATGGGATTCCCATTTGGGGTGGACTTTGCTCGAGGATACCCAAGATACATGCTGGGAGAAACCAACACCATAGATCTCTTAACCAGAGAAGAACCTGATGTATTCATGGTAATAGCTGCAGACCCTGGAGCTCACTTCCCTGGAGGAGCTAACAAACACCTGGTTAACATCCCTGTTATCCAGATTGATATCCACTGGGGCCCATCTACTGAACTGGCTGACGTAGTACTCCCGGGATCATTTGTGGGTGTAGAAGTCGGCGGTACCAGTTACCGTATGGATGGTGTTCCAATCTTCATGAAGAAAGCTATCGACAAACCAGAAACCTGTCGAGATGATGAATGGATTGTCCGCGAACTCAAAGAAAGAGTATTTAAAATCAAAGCGGAGCAGGCAAAAGTAGCCAGTAAATAA
- a CDS encoding formylmethanofuran dehydrogenase subunit A, whose protein sequence is MEYILKNGIVYDPANNVDGEKKDVMFKDGKIVDNVSSDAKVIDVTDKIVMPAGVDPHAHIAGPKLVVGRLYRPEDSRKGVTAKNDVIRSETGFSIPNCPATGYRYSRMGYGTVVEAAMPPLEAKHTHEEIMAIPNLDIPALPLFGNNWFVMEFAKEGKIDELAAFISAWLKITKGYGVKIVNPCGSEAWGWGGNVHGYDDSAPHWDVTSREVVRALAKANEQLGLPHSIHIHPNDLGHPGNVPTTLETLDSLKDIQKNSPIRDQTVHCTHVQFHSYDGNSWRDASSGAEPVADYINKNKHVTCDVGQVTLDETTTMTADAPMEYDLFKLSGLKWANKDIELETAAGIIPVIYSGKSPVNSLQWAIGLELFLMIDNPWQVALTTDHPNAGPFIRYPRIISWLMSNERRMEMIENKEVHNWVERRTALATIDREYDFMDIATISRAAPARIHGFEDRGALSAGMNADIAVYDINPNDFDPSKNAAAVEKAFGNAAYTIKDGQILVKDGDVVKVKPSQTIWTNVQGYEQQEQKVLDEIMPFFNKYYTVKFENYKVHDHYLNKAIEVKVQAGK, encoded by the coding sequence ATGGAATACATACTTAAAAACGGTATTGTTTACGACCCTGCTAATAATGTAGATGGTGAAAAGAAGGATGTAATGTTCAAAGATGGTAAAATCGTGGACAATGTTTCTTCTGACGCTAAAGTCATAGACGTAACTGATAAAATTGTAATGCCTGCTGGTGTTGATCCTCACGCACACATTGCTGGACCAAAACTAGTTGTAGGTAGATTATACAGACCTGAAGACTCAAGAAAAGGAGTAACTGCAAAAAATGATGTTATAAGATCCGAAACCGGATTCTCTATACCAAATTGTCCAGCAACTGGATACAGATACTCTAGAATGGGTTACGGTACTGTTGTGGAAGCAGCTATGCCTCCATTGGAAGCAAAACACACTCACGAAGAAATCATGGCCATTCCTAACCTGGACATCCCAGCATTACCTCTCTTTGGTAACAACTGGTTTGTAATGGAATTTGCTAAGGAAGGGAAAATTGACGAATTGGCTGCATTCATTTCTGCCTGGTTAAAAATAACCAAAGGATACGGTGTAAAAATAGTTAATCCATGTGGAAGTGAAGCATGGGGATGGGGTGGAAATGTACATGGTTATGATGACTCTGCACCTCACTGGGATGTTACTTCCAGAGAAGTTGTAAGAGCACTAGCTAAAGCTAATGAACAGCTTGGACTACCTCACTCTATACACATACACCCTAACGATCTGGGACATCCAGGAAACGTTCCAACTACTCTGGAAACTTTAGACTCTCTTAAAGACATCCAGAAAAACAGTCCAATAAGGGATCAAACTGTACACTGTACTCACGTTCAGTTCCACTCCTATGATGGTAACAGTTGGAGAGATGCTTCCTCTGGAGCAGAACCTGTTGCTGATTACATCAACAAAAACAAGCACGTAACTTGTGATGTTGGTCAAGTAACTCTTGATGAGACTACTACCATGACTGCGGATGCACCAATGGAATACGATCTCTTCAAACTCTCTGGATTAAAATGGGCTAACAAGGACATTGAACTGGAAACTGCAGCTGGAATTATTCCAGTTATCTACTCTGGTAAAAGTCCAGTTAACTCACTGCAATGGGCTATTGGTCTGGAATTATTCCTCATGATCGACAACCCATGGCAAGTGGCCTTAACCACTGACCATCCAAATGCTGGTCCATTCATCAGATACCCAAGAATCATATCTTGGTTAATGAGTAACGAAAGAAGAATGGAAATGATCGAAAACAAAGAAGTGCACAACTGGGTAGAGCGAAGAACTGCTCTGGCTACCATTGATCGTGAATACGACTTCATGGACATTGCAACCATTTCCCGAGCAGCACCTGCTAGAATCCACGGATTTGAAGACAGAGGAGCTCTCTCTGCTGGAATGAACGCGGATATAGCTGTATACGACATTAATCCAAACGACTTCGACCCATCCAAAAACGCTGCTGCTGTGGAAAAAGCATTCGGAAACGCTGCTTACACCATCAAAGACGGTCAAATCCTGGTCAAAGATGGAGATGTTGTCAAAGTTAAACCTAGCCAGACCATCTGGACTAATGTGCAAGGTTACGAACAACAAGAACAAAAAGTACTTGATGAAATCATGCCATTCTTCAACAAGTACTACACTGTTAAGTTCGAGAACTACAAAGTACACGACCATTACTTAAATAAGGCAATCGAAGTAAAGGTCCAAGCAGGTAAATAG
- a CDS encoding formylmethanofuran dehydrogenase subunit C has translation MLNLKTITFNQKKASSISLECDELIPDEIYTWEKADFEKYEVPVGNSRFPLSDYFDVEVEGEAESPEEVKMILNGDLGRLKYIGAKMSGGEIIANSNVDLHVGAEMSGGSILVKGSTEAHPGREMTGGSLEIMGNVKEFCGASYIGDWRGMTGGKIVVHGDGGKQLGECLTGGEIHVKGNCDILAGIHMTKGLIQIDGDVNRWPGGQMKSGNIVINGKLGRLLEGFVQDGIVADPEIDGKVFSGKYIKYTGDLALNGKGGLYINAEKNRDKL, from the coding sequence GTGTTAAATTTGAAAACAATAACTTTCAATCAAAAGAAAGCTTCCTCAATTTCCCTAGAATGTGATGAACTCATTCCAGATGAAATTTACACTTGGGAAAAAGCCGATTTCGAAAAATATGAGGTTCCTGTTGGAAACTCCAGATTCCCACTTTCTGACTACTTCGATGTAGAAGTAGAAGGAGAAGCAGAATCTCCAGAAGAAGTCAAAATGATTTTGAATGGTGATTTAGGTCGATTAAAATACATCGGTGCCAAAATGAGTGGTGGAGAAATCATTGCTAATAGTAATGTGGATCTTCACGTAGGTGCTGAAATGAGTGGAGGATCTATTCTAGTAAAGGGTAGTACTGAAGCTCACCCTGGTAGGGAAATGACTGGTGGATCCTTAGAAATCATGGGTAATGTAAAAGAGTTCTGTGGAGCTTCTTACATTGGTGACTGGAGAGGAATGACTGGTGGTAAAATTGTAGTCCACGGAGATGGTGGAAAACAATTAGGTGAATGTTTAACTGGTGGAGAAATCCATGTCAAAGGAAACTGCGACATTCTCGCTGGTATTCACATGACCAAAGGTTTAATCCAGATTGACGGAGACGTTAACCGATGGCCTGGAGGACAAATGAAAAGTGGTAACATAGTCATTAATGGTAAATTAGGACGGTTACTGGAAGGATTTGTCCAGGATGGCATTGTAGCTGACCCGGAAATCGATGGAAAAGTTTTCAGTGGTAAATACATTAAATACACTGGAGATTTGGCCCTAAACGGAAAAGGTGGATTATACATAAACGCAGAGAAAAATAGAGACAAACTCTGA
- a CDS encoding Fe3+/spermidine/putrescine ABC transporter ATP-binding protein, with protein MFLEVKDLNVDLGEFYLKNASLSLEKQEYLVLIGPTGSGKSVLLETIAGFYKAKSGQVLLNSEDITNLSPENRGISIVYQDNVLFPHMNVYENIAYGLKKQTDDKELIQNKVHKMAEILKIDHILNRNIKTLSGGEIQRAAISRALIVDPQILLMDEPFSALDIRTHSSLTAMIKKVVKDNQTTCIHVTHNFSDVWNLAENVAVMKDGQILQQGRVKDVFSKPSHSFVADFVGVQNILDGKVIGKEGVSAKIKINEDLIIYSADEAYFEKNPDFKNPEKVLVAIRPENIIFSNQIFESSVRNQIRGTVKETIEIGPTVWMEVDVNGVIFKGMLTPSSFELLNIQKGKKIYLSFKSLNVKIIDCYDTFNSF; from the coding sequence ATGTTTTTAGAAGTAAAAGATTTAAATGTAGATTTAGGAGAATTCTATCTAAAAAATGCCAGTCTTTCTCTAGAAAAACAAGAATATCTGGTTTTAATTGGGCCTACTGGTTCTGGAAAATCTGTGCTTTTAGAAACCATTGCTGGGTTTTACAAAGCAAAATCGGGCCAAGTTTTGTTAAATAGCGAGGATATAACTAATTTAAGCCCTGAAAACAGAGGCATCAGCATAGTCTATCAGGATAATGTTCTATTTCCCCATATGAATGTTTATGAAAATATTGCATATGGTTTAAAAAAGCAGACTGATGATAAAGAATTAATTCAAAATAAAGTTCATAAAATGGCAGAAATACTAAAGATAGACCATATTTTGAATAGAAATATTAAAACCCTTAGTGGGGGTGAAATTCAGCGTGCTGCCATTTCTCGTGCTTTAATTGTAGATCCCCAAATACTGCTCATGGATGAACCATTTAGTGCCCTGGATATCCGGACACATTCTTCGCTTACAGCCATGATAAAGAAGGTAGTGAAGGACAACCAAACCACATGTATTCATGTGACTCATAACTTTAGTGATGTCTGGAATTTAGCAGAGAATGTGGCGGTTATGAAAGACGGGCAAATTTTGCAGCAGGGTAGAGTAAAGGATGTCTTTTCCAAACCATCCCACAGTTTTGTGGCCGACTTTGTAGGAGTGCAGAATATTTTAGATGGAAAAGTAATTGGAAAAGAAGGAGTATCTGCTAAAATAAAAATTAATGAGGACCTAATAATTTACAGTGCAGATGAAGCCTACTTTGAAAAAAATCCTGACTTTAAAAATCCTGAAAAGGTTTTAGTGGCTATAAGGCCCGAAAACATTATATTTTCTAATCAAATCTTTGAATCATCAGTTAGAAATCAGATAAGAGGTACTGTAAAAGAGACCATTGAAATTGGGCCCACAGTATGGATGGAAGTGGATGTGAATGGTGTAATTTTTAAAGGTATGCTCACCCCAAGTTCCTTTGAGCTTTTAAACATCCAGAAGGGTAAAAAAATTTACTTAAGCTTCAAATCATTGAATGTGAAAATAATAGATTGTTATGACACATTTAACTCATTTTAA
- a CDS encoding molybdate ABC transporter permease subunit has translation MRSKLELIFISITLFFTFLFFITIGSLFLIPTPQGFINALFSEEMLFALKLTIITSIVSAFLVMICAVPMAYTLSRYDFPLKTFVKTILDLPIAFPEIVIGIALLMLLGSNMLGNYLEVFGISIVFTPVGIVVAQFFVALPFVVRVLYSTFSYVDPRYEFVSRSLGYSELETFTSVTLPLAKNGIFAAGIIALARCMGTFASVLFVGGGIFMKTETLSISLYLNLSTGDVDMAITAGILLVIISFIAIAVMEKYATETRL, from the coding sequence ATGAGATCCAAGCTTGAATTGATTTTCATTTCCATAACCCTATTTTTTACATTCTTATTTTTCATAACTATTGGTAGTTTATTCCTTATTCCCACCCCACAAGGATTTATTAATGCTCTTTTCTCAGAAGAAATGCTTTTTGCCTTAAAATTGACCATTATCACCTCAATTGTATCTGCATTTTTAGTAATGATCTGTGCCGTACCCATGGCCTACACCCTAAGTAGATATGACTTTCCTCTCAAAACATTTGTAAAAACCATACTTGATTTACCCATTGCTTTTCCAGAAATTGTAATTGGTATAGCACTTTTAATGCTTTTAGGAAGTAACATGCTGGGGAATTATCTAGAAGTCTTTGGCATATCCATAGTATTCACCCCAGTAGGAATTGTAGTGGCCCAATTTTTTGTAGCTTTGCCTTTTGTAGTGAGAGTACTATACTCCACCTTTAGCTATGTGGATCCTAGATATGAATTCGTTTCCAGGAGTTTAGGTTATAGTGAACTTGAAACGTTTACCAGTGTTACTCTTCCCCTAGCCAAAAATGGTATTTTTGCCGCTGGGATAATTGCACTGGCCCGATGTATGGGAACATTTGCCTCCGTCCTTTTTGTAGGTGGGGGAATATTCATGAAAACGGAAACTCTTTCCATTTCCCTTTATCTGAACCTTTCCACCGGAGATGTGGATATGGCCATAACCGCAGGAATACTGCTAGTAATCATATCATTTATTGCCATTGCCGTAATGGAAAAATACGCTACAGAAACCAGACTTTAA
- the modA gene encoding molybdate ABC transporter substrate-binding protein yields MVSGVFNTTSTSGEITVLAGAGFTKVGADLVTAFEKKYPDTKVVMKYGGSGELFGTLKTTKSGDVFLPADYNYMQQAMDNGFVDNSTVKNVTKNIPVIAVAKGNPKNITTLEDLAKSGVKVGIGDASGPAIGKTTEKILNASNLTSSVDVNVVVKTTTVNQLLTYLISGQVDAVIIWEDMGTWSDGKGKIEIINISSNQNKISTVPIAVTTYTKNKGLSQKFEDFVVSPEGQAIWKKWGFEPLIQ; encoded by the coding sequence ATGGTAAGTGGAGTATTTAACACCACATCCACTAGTGGAGAAATTACAGTTCTGGCCGGAGCCGGATTTACAAAAGTTGGAGCGGATTTAGTAACCGCATTTGAGAAAAAATATCCTGATACAAAGGTAGTAATGAAATACGGAGGCAGTGGAGAACTATTTGGTACTCTTAAAACAACCAAATCTGGAGATGTATTCCTACCTGCTGACTACAATTACATGCAGCAAGCAATGGATAACGGTTTTGTGGACAACAGCACGGTTAAAAATGTAACTAAAAATATTCCAGTAATTGCTGTGGCCAAAGGAAACCCTAAAAATATCACCACCCTAGAAGATTTAGCAAAATCTGGAGTAAAAGTAGGTATTGGAGATGCAAGTGGACCAGCTATCGGTAAAACTACCGAAAAAATCTTAAATGCCAGTAACTTAACCAGTTCTGTTGATGTTAATGTAGTAGTTAAAACTACCACCGTGAATCAACTGTTAACTTACTTGATATCAGGTCAAGTGGATGCGGTAATCATTTGGGAAGATATGGGAACCTGGAGCGATGGAAAAGGTAAAATTGAGATTATTAATATATCATCCAACCAAAATAAAATAAGTACTGTGCCTATCGCAGTTACCACCTACACTAAAAACAAAGGACTATCCCAAAAATTCGAGGATTTCGTGGTTTCACCTGAAGGACAAGCAATCTGGAAAAAATGGGGATTCGAGCCACTAATTCAATAA
- a CDS encoding radical SAM protein, giving the protein MMQRHFRGYNFIGIPELGLTYRWGEHLSENPDMAPWPELADISISNYCINDCQYCYRSSDKSGAFMSLEDYEFLMKELSCAEYGPVFQVALGGGEPLLHPDFNEILKITREKYDIIPNYTTSGKFFNAENIKATKDYCGAIAISYDPYRDYLSLEELQKLGEKLRNKHLKVNIHFVVSEKTIPMATQILQGKYDEYMNVFNSIIFLTFKPGGRGQSKDSIKSPELLESFLKSVNQTKSTIKFGFDACFVPALLKFSKIDVDLIDSCECGFFSVYINEKLNVMPCSFCNDPQYIFNLKEYSFYDIWKHKFSKYRQFITEHGQESCDDCEESLECRGQCPFFDELFLCDIIN; this is encoded by the coding sequence ATGATGCAACGCCACTTTAGAGGATACAATTTCATAGGAATACCTGAATTAGGATTAACCTATCGCTGGGGAGAACATTTATCTGAAAATCCAGATATGGCCCCCTGGCCTGAGCTGGCAGATATTTCCATATCCAATTACTGTATTAATGATTGTCAATATTGTTACCGATCCAGTGATAAAAGCGGGGCATTCATGTCTTTAGAGGACTATGAATTTTTAATGAAAGAATTGAGCTGTGCCGAATATGGTCCCGTGTTTCAGGTGGCTCTGGGTGGTGGTGAGCCATTACTGCATCCGGATTTTAATGAAATATTAAAAATAACTAGAGAAAAATATGATATAATCCCCAATTACACTACCAGTGGTAAATTTTTTAATGCAGAAAATATCAAAGCTACCAAAGATTATTGTGGTGCTATAGCTATTTCTTATGATCCCTATAGAGACTATCTTTCTCTGGAAGAACTACAAAAACTGGGAGAAAAACTAAGGAATAAACATTTAAAAGTTAATATCCATTTTGTGGTATCTGAAAAGACAATCCCCATGGCCACACAAATCTTGCAGGGAAAATACGATGAATATATGAACGTTTTCAATTCCATTATCTTTTTAACTTTTAAGCCCGGAGGTAGAGGCCAAAGTAAAGATTCCATTAAATCTCCAGAATTACTTGAATCATTTTTAAAATCAGTTAATCAAACTAAATCTACCATTAAATTTGGTTTTGATGCGTGTTTTGTTCCTGCTTTATTGAAATTTTCAAAAATAGATGTTGATTTAATTGATAGTTGCGAATGCGGATTTTTTTCGGTGTATATTAACGAAAAACTTAATGTTATGCCCTGTTCATTCTGTAATGATCCCCAATATATTTTCAATTTAAAGGAGTACTCATTTTATGACATATGGAAACATAAGTTTTCTAAATATCGCCAATTTATAACTGAACATGGGCAAGAGTCTTGTGATGATTGTGAAGAAAGCTTAGAATGTCGTGGTCAGTGCCCTTTCTTTGATGAACTATTTTTATGTGATATTATTAATTAA
- a CDS encoding ferredoxin: MINIQRSGDLNRQLQHENEKCVGCGICVGVCPTSAISLGPILPIARGLLEMDNINIITDKCALCGICASSCPFGALEFQLEGKEISQMEPYPHWTHATNINEEECIYCQACQNTCPQNAITITRTLPTRKNLVSGEIEVDTDECVYCGICEEMCPADAIKVSQADSKNKKVNVDLDKCVYCLVCKKACPKKAIKAVCRVCSYGDRDIDPADTITTGNVILNFDQCVSCGWCQEVCPVDAVQVIKPFEGEITKEVSKDCKGTTCHACQDVCPCNAIKIVDGEIEINKNVCVLCGACSKACPQNTINVIRSSMKLENLRSQSWKKQLENILN, encoded by the coding sequence ATGATAAATATTCAAAGAAGCGGAGATCTAAATCGCCAACTACAGCATGAAAACGAAAAATGTGTGGGTTGCGGAATATGTGTAGGTGTATGTCCTACCAGTGCCATCAGCCTAGGACCTATTTTACCCATTGCCCGGGGACTTCTAGAAATGGACAATATCAACATAATCACAGATAAGTGTGCTTTATGCGGAATATGTGCTTCATCTTGTCCATTTGGAGCATTAGAATTCCAGCTTGAAGGTAAAGAAATATCTCAGATGGAGCCATATCCCCACTGGACACATGCAACCAATATAAATGAAGAAGAATGTATTTACTGCCAGGCCTGTCAAAATACGTGTCCTCAAAATGCTATAACCATTACTCGAACATTACCCACTCGAAAAAATCTGGTAAGTGGAGAAATTGAAGTAGACACTGATGAATGCGTATATTGCGGAATATGTGAGGAAATGTGTCCGGCAGATGCTATTAAAGTTTCACAGGCCGATTCAAAAAACAAAAAAGTGAATGTTGATCTGGATAAATGTGTTTACTGTCTAGTTTGTAAGAAAGCTTGTCCAAAAAAGGCCATAAAAGCCGTTTGTCGAGTTTGTTCCTATGGAGATAGAGATATAGATCCTGCAGACACCATTACCACCGGAAATGTTATTTTAAACTTTGATCAATGCGTGAGTTGTGGTTGGTGCCAGGAAGTTTGTCCAGTAGATGCTGTTCAGGTAATTAAACCATTTGAAGGTGAAATAACTAAAGAAGTATCAAAAGATTGTAAAGGTACCACTTGTCATGCCTGTCAAGATGTTTGCCCTTGCAATGCCATTAAAATCGTTGATGGTGAAATTGAAATAAATAAAAATGTTTGCGTGCTTTGTGGAGCATGCAGCAAGGCCTGTCCTCAAAATACTATCAATGTGATTAGAAGTAGCATGAAATTAGAAAATCTTAGGTCTCAATCCTGGAAAAAACAATTAGAAAACATATTAAATTAA
- a CDS encoding ferredoxin produces the protein MSISINPDKCGEIENCPGQGLCIKLCEKGALLEEDGQIVIIEDKCDDCNICIQSCPNQAISPDN, from the coding sequence ATGTCAATAAGTATCAATCCAGACAAATGCGGTGAAATAGAAAACTGTCCAGGCCAAGGTTTATGCATCAAATTATGCGAAAAAGGGGCACTACTAGAAGAAGATGGACAAATAGTAATCATTGAAGATAAATGTGACGACTGCAATATTTGCATCCAAAGCTGTCCCAATCAGGCCATATCTCCAGATAATTGA
- a CDS encoding molybdenum-pterin-binding protein: MKISARNVVKGKVETIAEGAIMSNVKVKVDEPGVLTAIITKEAVQELEIKEGEEVYLIIKSTEVMVAKK, encoded by the coding sequence ATGAAGATCAGTGCTAGAAATGTTGTTAAAGGGAAAGTAGAAACCATAGCAGAAGGGGCCATAATGTCCAATGTCAAGGTTAAAGTGGATGAACCTGGAGTGCTAACAGCTATTATCACAAAAGAAGCTGTACAAGAACTTGAAATAAAAGAAGGAGAAGAAGTTTATTTAATTATTAAATCAACTGAAGTAATGGTTGCTAAAAAATGA